One genomic region from Flagellimonas oceani encodes:
- a CDS encoding translocation/assembly module TamB domain-containing protein: MRSLLAIILILVLGSVVLSVPAVQTRLGKYATDTLNKEFGTNIQIDRVSISLFGLNADIKGVYVEDYRQDTLFYIHKLSTSILNLRNMAGNKMEFGDIELDGLTFNLKTYEGASDTNLDVFVDKLDDGKPRDPGTPPFFLSSGEVQIHKGKFRLIDENLDAAEVLNFSEIEILAYDFQILGPDVSLKIDDLSTLAKRGIRLEKLSADFEYTREYMRFDSLLIDTEQSKLKGDLMFKYEREDLANFVDLVELDAKFTESTVALNEVNAFFDEFGQDKIVNFTGDFSGRLNQLQVDNLFLFTDNTGIRGDFRFDNMFSEQAPFVLRGDIDNLTSSYYQLRSILPKILGDNIPASVQKLGQFTVRGDTEVTETSIDVTVNLNTAVGDSYVDLQMTNVQTIEDASYIGFISLIDFNIGEFIDNEQLGLASMDMNVEGKGFVAESLNTEVSGDVYKLEFNNYEYNKIKVSGILRNQLFDGVLLCNDENFRFDFQGLANFGERENKFNFVAAVDYADLKALKFINDSISIFKGHVNMDIEGNNLDDMAGQLRFSNTTYQNKNDTYYFEDFSVVSSFDRDTIRTIEINSPDIITGYMRGSFKLNELGQLVQNSVGSIYTNYQPFKISDGQYLDFNFKIYNKIVDVFVPEIAFDANTFIRGAIEADQSDFKLTFKSPSIEAFGNKFDNIELKIDNKNPLFNTFVSVEDMSTVYYDIKDFSLINTTLKDTLFFRTEFKGGSEYNDSYNLNFYHTFNENNRSVIGLKKSDISFKGNTWVLNKNGNNKNKVIFNSTLDSILIEDVVMDNNNEEQIRLRGEIADSTYKDLDLQFKLVSLDKVTPAIDSLKLNGEVDGFLNILQKDGNYLPTSSLNIKNFSVNDMRMGNLEVGIYGNNDLTEFGVSTWLNDDGRERMSINGRVTNVNNEQELDLRANFKDFAMEPFKPLGQDIISNIRGFISGDAVITGDVENPSINGLLTLNEAGIGVPYLNVDYDFAPRSQVRLFDQTFYFENVQLSDVEEGTTATMDGSISHTGFDDWYLDLDLNTKEDRFMILNTDYDEESLYYGTGFINGTGSIYGPVDALTITVDASTARGTSLKIPLSDVTSVGDYSFINFIEKGGEGSLEEERVLEDYQGLEMAFDLAVTPEAEVEIVVDQSTGSSLKGTGEGILLIEINTNGKFNMYGDFVVVTGEYNFKYGGVIDKKFKVRPGGTILWEQDPLAAQLNLEAVYSLNANPAPLLDNAGYTGRIPTEVVVRLDGELESPNINFGIDFPGTTSVVQSELEYRLQDPTIKERNAFFLLAQGTFVNPQTGGINQQAVTGNLIQTASGLFNQILSGNNDKLNFGVSYEQGYNDPNADIATEDRIGVTVSTQLSDRILVNGRVGVPVGGVSETVVAGDVEVQILLNDEGTLSAKIFNRENQIQQFLAERQGYTQGLGLSYQVDFNSFRELMRKVFRTKEKPKKEEEPAPRKQATQVMGKDSLIRFSQKPVNRP, translated from the coding sequence TTGCGCTCCCTGTTGGCCATCATACTTATTCTGGTATTGGGGTCTGTGGTGCTTTCCGTTCCGGCCGTTCAGACCAGATTGGGCAAATACGCAACGGATACCTTGAACAAGGAGTTTGGGACCAATATCCAGATTGATCGCGTAAGTATTTCTCTTTTCGGCCTAAATGCCGATATAAAGGGCGTTTATGTCGAGGACTACAGGCAGGACACTCTTTTTTATATACACAAACTCTCTACATCTATCCTTAATCTTAGGAACATGGCCGGCAATAAAATGGAGTTTGGCGATATAGAGTTGGATGGGCTTACCTTTAATTTAAAGACCTACGAGGGCGCATCGGATACCAATTTGGATGTTTTTGTGGATAAATTGGATGATGGCAAGCCCCGTGACCCGGGAACCCCTCCATTTTTTTTGTCCTCGGGGGAAGTGCAGATACATAAAGGAAAATTTAGGCTGATCGATGAGAACTTGGATGCGGCCGAAGTGTTGAACTTTTCCGAAATTGAAATTCTGGCCTATGATTTTCAAATTCTTGGCCCGGATGTTTCCCTTAAAATAGATGACCTCTCTACATTGGCCAAAAGGGGCATTCGGTTGGAGAAGCTTTCCGCGGACTTTGAATATACTAGGGAATATATGCGTTTTGACTCCCTTTTGATAGATACCGAGCAGTCCAAGCTCAAGGGCGACCTTATGTTCAAATATGAGCGCGAAGATTTGGCAAACTTTGTCGATTTGGTGGAATTGGATGCGAAATTTACAGAATCTACCGTGGCCCTGAACGAAGTAAACGCTTTTTTTGATGAGTTTGGGCAGGATAAAATCGTAAACTTTACCGGGGATTTTAGCGGTAGGCTCAATCAGCTTCAGGTGGATAATCTGTTTCTGTTCACCGACAACACCGGGATTCGGGGCGATTTTAGGTTCGATAATATGTTCAGTGAGCAGGCCCCATTTGTTTTACGGGGCGATATTGACAACCTGACTTCCAGTTACTATCAGCTAAGAAGTATTTTGCCCAAAATTTTGGGCGACAACATTCCGGCGTCCGTTCAAAAACTTGGTCAGTTTACGGTTCGGGGCGATACGGAGGTCACCGAAACCTCGATAGATGTGACCGTGAACCTTAACACAGCGGTAGGGGACAGTTATGTAGACTTACAGATGACCAACGTGCAGACCATTGAAGATGCCTCCTACATTGGTTTTATTTCCTTGATCGATTTTAATATAGGCGAGTTTATAGACAATGAACAATTGGGGCTGGCCTCCATGGACATGAACGTGGAAGGAAAGGGGTTTGTTGCGGAAAGTTTGAACACCGAAGTCTCAGGAGATGTTTACAAACTCGAATTCAATAATTATGAATACAATAAAATAAAGGTCTCCGGTATACTCCGTAACCAGTTGTTCGATGGGGTCCTTCTTTGCAACGATGAGAACTTTAGGTTCGATTTTCAAGGATTGGCCAATTTCGGGGAAAGGGAGAACAAATTCAACTTTGTGGCCGCAGTTGATTATGCTGACTTAAAAGCATTGAAATTCATCAATGATAGTATTTCCATCTTTAAAGGGCATGTGAACATGGACATCGAAGGGAATAATCTGGATGATATGGCCGGACAGCTTCGATTTTCCAATACCACATATCAAAATAAAAACGATACCTATTATTTTGAGGATTTCAGTGTGGTCTCGTCTTTTGATAGGGATACCATACGTACCATTGAGATCAATTCCCCGGACATTATAACCGGATACATGCGGGGCAGCTTCAAGTTGAACGAGTTGGGCCAATTGGTCCAAAACTCGGTAGGTAGCATCTATACCAATTATCAACCCTTTAAAATTTCCGATGGGCAATATTTGGACTTCAATTTTAAGATTTACAATAAAATCGTGGATGTGTTTGTGCCGGAAATCGCTTTTGATGCCAATACATTTATACGAGGGGCCATAGAAGCCGACCAGAGCGATTTTAAGCTCACGTTCAAATCGCCCAGTATTGAAGCGTTCGGCAACAAATTCGACAATATTGAATTGAAGATCGACAACAAGAACCCCCTGTTCAATACCTTCGTTTCCGTTGAGGATATGTCCACGGTATATTACGACATCAAGGATTTTAGTTTGATAAACACCACCTTAAAGGATACACTTTTCTTTAGAACCGAGTTCAAGGGCGGTAGCGAGTACAACGATAGCTATAACCTTAACTTTTACCACACTTTTAACGAGAACAACCGATCGGTGATCGGTCTCAAAAAATCCGACATCAGTTTTAAGGGCAATACTTGGGTGCTCAACAAAAACGGCAACAACAAGAACAAGGTCATTTTCAACAGTACGTTGGATAGTATCCTTATCGAGGATGTGGTCATGGACAACAACAATGAGGAACAAATCCGATTGCGGGGAGAGATAGCCGATTCAACCTACAAAGATCTAGATCTGCAGTTCAAGTTGGTGTCACTCGATAAAGTGACCCCGGCCATAGATAGTTTAAAGTTGAACGGTGAAGTAGACGGGTTTTTGAACATTCTACAAAAAGATGGGAACTATTTGCCCACATCCAGCCTCAATATCAAAAATTTTAGCGTCAACGACATGCGTATGGGCAACCTGGAAGTGGGAATCTACGGTAATAACGACCTTACCGAGTTTGGTGTGAGCACTTGGCTGAACGATGACGGCAGGGAGCGCATGAGCATAAACGGCAGGGTGACCAACGTGAACAACGAGCAGGAACTAGATTTAAGGGCAAATTTTAAGGATTTTGCCATGGAGCCCTTTAAACCATTGGGGCAAGATATAATTTCCAATATTAGGGGCTTCATCAGCGGTGATGCCGTGATTACGGGAGACGTGGAAAATCCATCTATCAATGGTCTGTTGACTTTGAACGAGGCAGGTATTGGAGTCCCGTACCTCAATGTAGATTACGATTTTGCGCCCAGATCACAGGTGCGGCTCTTTGATCAGACCTTTTATTTTGAAAATGTACAACTGTCCGATGTAGAAGAAGGTACAACGGCAACCATGGACGGCTCCATTAGCCATACAGGTTTTGATGACTGGTACCTTGATTTGGATTTGAATACCAAGGAAGACCGTTTTATGATCTTGAACACGGATTATGACGAAGAATCGCTGTACTACGGAACAGGCTTTATCAATGGAACTGGCAGTATCTATGGCCCTGTCGATGCGCTGACCATAACCGTGGATGCCAGCACAGCAAGGGGCACTTCGTTAAAAATCCCGTTAAGCGATGTGACCAGTGTTGGCGATTATTCCTTTATCAACTTTATAGAAAAAGGGGGCGAGGGGTCCCTGGAAGAAGAGCGTGTCCTGGAAGACTATCAAGGTCTGGAAATGGCATTTGACCTTGCCGTTACACCAGAGGCCGAAGTGGAGATCGTGGTCGACCAGTCCACGGGAAGTTCGCTAAAGGGAACAGGCGAGGGGATATTACTGATCGAGATAAATACCAACGGAAAATTTAATATGTACGGGGATTTTGTAGTGGTCACGGGGGAATATAACTTTAAGTACGGCGGGGTAATAGACAAAAAGTTCAAAGTGCGTCCGGGAGGAACCATTTTGTGGGAACAAGATCCTCTTGCGGCCCAGTTGAACCTCGAAGCGGTATATTCGTTGAACGCCAACCCTGCGCCGCTTTTGGACAATGCCGGATATACGGGAAGAATACCCACCGAGGTCGTGGTTCGGTTGGATGGCGAACTGGAAAGTCCGAACATCAATTTTGGTATTGATTTTCCGGGTACCACATCCGTAGTGCAATCAGAACTGGAGTATCGATTGCAGGATCCCACCATCAAGGAAAGAAATGCCTTTTTCTTATTGGCACAGGGAACTTTTGTGAACCCGCAGACCGGAGGAATCAACCAACAGGCAGTGACCGGCAACCTGATACAGACCGCATCCGGACTGTTCAATCAAATTTTATCTGGCAACAACGACAAACTGAACTTTGGGGTCTCCTACGAACAGGGCTATAACGATCCCAATGCGGATATTGCCACGGAGGATAGGATAGGGGTTACCGTTTCCACGCAACTATCCGATCGTATCTTGGTCAACGGAAGGGTAGGCGTACCGGTAGGAGGGGTCTCCGAGACCGTGGTCGCTGGTGATGTGGAAGTACAGATTTTACTGAACGACGAGGGAACACTGAGTGCCAAAATATTTAACCGTGAGAACCAAATACAGCAGTTTTTGGCCGAAAGGCAAGGGTACACACAGGGATTGGGACTATCCTATCAAGTAGACTTTAACAGCTTTAGGGAGTTGATGCGAAAGGTGTTCCGCACAAAGGAAAAGCCCAAAAAAGAAGAGGAGCCCGCTCCTCGAAAACAAGCTACCCAGGTCATGGGCAAAGATAGCCTTATCCGTTTTTCCCAAAAGCCGGTTAACCGTCCTTAA
- the pfkA gene encoding 6-phosphofructokinase, with amino-acid sequence MASEIKKIGVFTSGGDSPGMNAAIRSVVRTCAYLNIECVGIYRGYQGMIEGDFKTLDARSVNNIINKGGTILKSARCEDFRTKQGRKKAYDQLTKEGIDAFVVIGGNGSFTGALLFTEEYNFPVIGIPGTIDNDILGSSFTIGFDTAINTVVDAIDKIRDTASSHNRLFFVEVMGRDVGHIALNAGVGAGAEEILIPEQNLGLERLLDSLKRSKASGKSSSIVIVAEGDKIGKNVFELKEYVEEHLPIYDVRVSVLGHMQRGGNPTCFDRVLASRMGVKAVESILEGKSNLMVGIRDTKLVLTPLAEAIKAHTEIDEELIRVSDIMTT; translated from the coding sequence ATGGCTTCAGAAATTAAAAAAATAGGAGTTTTTACGTCTGGCGGAGACTCTCCTGGAATGAATGCCGCAATTCGTTCCGTTGTCCGTACATGCGCATATTTAAATATTGAATGTGTTGGTATCTACAGAGGATATCAAGGTATGATAGAAGGCGACTTTAAGACCTTGGATGCACGTAGTGTAAACAATATTATCAATAAAGGAGGTACCATTTTAAAGTCTGCACGTTGCGAAGATTTTAGGACAAAGCAAGGAAGGAAGAAAGCTTACGACCAATTGACCAAAGAAGGTATCGATGCATTTGTCGTTATCGGGGGAAATGGCAGTTTCACAGGAGCCCTTTTGTTTACCGAGGAATACAATTTTCCGGTAATCGGCATACCCGGTACCATTGACAATGATATTTTAGGATCATCCTTTACCATTGGTTTCGACACAGCGATCAACACCGTGGTAGATGCCATAGATAAGATACGCGACACCGCAAGTTCCCATAATCGACTGTTTTTTGTTGAGGTGATGGGAAGGGATGTGGGACATATTGCACTCAATGCGGGTGTAGGTGCCGGTGCCGAAGAAATATTGATACCAGAACAAAACTTGGGTCTTGAGCGTTTGTTGGATTCCCTGAAGCGCAGTAAGGCATCAGGTAAATCCTCCAGCATCGTTATTGTGGCGGAAGGCGACAAAATTGGTAAAAACGTCTTCGAACTCAAGGAATATGTAGAGGAACATCTCCCAATTTATGATGTAAGGGTATCCGTACTGGGGCATATGCAGCGCGGGGGCAACCCGACCTGTTTCGACCGTGTTCTGGCCAGTAGGATGGGAGTAAAGGCCGTGGAAAGCATTTTAGAGGGCAAATCAAACCTAATGGTAGGTATCAGGGATACCAAATTGGTGCTGACGCCATTGGCAGAAGCCATAAAGGCACACACAGAAATCGATGAAGAGCTCATTAGAGTTTCGGATATAATGACAACTTAA
- the gap gene encoding type I glyceraldehyde-3-phosphate dehydrogenase: MSNLKIGINGFGRIGRLVFRATVKRDNVDVVAINDLLDVEHLAYLLKYDSVHGNFDGTVEVKDGNLVVNGNTIRITAERDPKNLKWDAVGAAVVAECTGIFTTLDMAQSHIDGGAKKVVISAPSKDAPMFVMGVNHKDVKATDTIISNASCTTNCLAPIAKVLDDAFGIDEGLMTTVHATTATQLTVDGPSKKDYRGGRSALLNIIPAATGAAKAVTKVIPSLEGKLTGMAFRVPTADVSVVDLTVRLAKETSYEEIKKAMKDASEGELSGILGYTDELVVSQDFVGDVRTSIFDADAGIELNSKFFKVVSWYDNETGYSNKLVDLALHAASL, from the coding sequence ATGTCAAATTTGAAAATAGGGATCAACGGATTCGGTAGAATTGGAAGGTTGGTATTTAGAGCAACCGTAAAAAGGGACAATGTGGATGTTGTGGCAATCAACGATTTGTTGGATGTGGAGCACCTTGCATACCTTTTAAAGTATGATTCGGTACACGGTAACTTTGATGGGACCGTGGAAGTTAAGGACGGAAACTTGGTGGTTAATGGCAACACGATCAGAATTACAGCTGAGCGCGATCCAAAAAACTTGAAATGGGATGCAGTTGGTGCAGCGGTCGTAGCAGAATGTACCGGTATCTTTACAACTTTGGATATGGCACAGAGCCACATCGACGGAGGTGCCAAAAAAGTAGTGATATCGGCACCTTCCAAAGATGCCCCGATGTTCGTAATGGGAGTTAACCACAAGGACGTTAAGGCAACGGATACAATCATTTCCAATGCCTCTTGTACCACTAACTGTTTGGCGCCCATCGCCAAAGTTTTGGACGATGCGTTCGGTATCGATGAGGGATTGATGACTACGGTACACGCTACAACAGCGACCCAGTTGACCGTGGATGGTCCGTCCAAAAAAGATTATAGAGGCGGAAGAAGTGCCCTTTTGAACATTATTCCTGCCGCAACAGGTGCAGCAAAAGCCGTGACCAAGGTAATTCCATCTTTGGAAGGTAAGCTTACAGGTATGGCGTTCAGGGTGCCTACTGCCGATGTATCCGTAGTGGATTTGACCGTACGTTTGGCAAAGGAAACTTCCTATGAAGAAATCAAAAAGGCCATGAAGGACGCTTCCGAAGGAGAATTGTCCGGGATTTTGGGCTATACCGATGAGTTGGTCGTTTCACAAGATTTTGTGGGCGATGTCAGGACTTCCATTTTTGATGCAGATGCAGGAATTGAACTGAATTCCAAATTCTTCAAAGTGGTTTCTTGGTACGATAACGAAACAGGTTACTCCAATAAATTGGTTGATTTGGCACTGCACGCAGCAAGCCTATAA
- a CDS encoding N-acetylglucosamine kinase, with the protein MVLIVDSGATKSDWIALDEKGEQLFVTQTLGLSPEVLTKEVIEDRLANNFELSKNKEQVRQLYFYGAGCGTDRMKNFLKSIFKDFFPNAKAEVREDTYAAIYSTTKIGKQGIVCILGTGSNCSYYDGHQLIQKVTSLGYILMDDGSGNFFGRKLIRDYYFHKMPQDLGMKFAKEFDLDADVIKEHLYKQPNPNTYLATFARFIIENKEHPYCKGVIEKGLQQFVNNYIMQYELATKVPISFVGSIAHFLQDELTACLERNDLILGVIRRRPIEGLVEFHKETI; encoded by the coding sequence ATGGTTTTGATCGTGGATAGTGGCGCCACTAAATCCGATTGGATTGCCCTTGATGAAAAAGGGGAACAACTTTTTGTTACCCAAACACTGGGACTTAGTCCAGAAGTGCTTACCAAAGAAGTAATAGAGGATAGATTGGCCAATAATTTTGAGCTGTCCAAGAACAAGGAACAAGTACGTCAATTGTATTTCTACGGTGCCGGTTGTGGTACCGATAGAATGAAAAACTTTTTGAAATCCATCTTCAAGGATTTCTTTCCAAATGCCAAGGCGGAAGTACGGGAAGATACCTACGCCGCAATTTATTCCACCACTAAAATTGGTAAACAGGGCATCGTATGTATCCTGGGAACAGGTTCCAATTGTAGCTATTACGATGGGCACCAATTGATCCAGAAAGTAACCTCGTTGGGGTATATTTTAATGGATGATGGCAGTGGAAATTTCTTCGGTAGAAAATTGATACGGGATTATTATTTCCACAAAATGCCACAAGATCTTGGGATGAAGTTCGCCAAGGAATTCGACCTCGATGCCGATGTGATCAAGGAGCATCTGTACAAACAGCCCAATCCGAACACCTATTTGGCCACATTTGCACGTTTTATTATTGAAAACAAGGAGCATCCCTACTGCAAAGGTGTCATCGAAAAAGGATTACAGCAATTCGTCAACAATTATATTATGCAGTATGAGCTGGCCACCAAAGTGCCGATTAGCTTTGTGGGCAGTATAGCACATTTTCTGCAGGACGAACTTACCGCTTGCCTGGAACGCAACGATTTGATTTTGGGAGTCATTCGCCGTAGACCCATCGAAGGCCTAGTGGAATTCCACAAGGAAACTATCTGA
- a CDS encoding RidA family protein, which yields MKKIINTSKAPAPIGPYNQAVLIKDTLYISGQIPIDPSTGELVDGDIKAETKQSMENLRAILEEAGMTFEHVVKSSIFIKDMNQFAQINEVYGTYFDADTAPARETVEVANLPKFVNVEISMIAIR from the coding sequence ATGAAAAAAATCATAAATACCTCAAAGGCACCTGCTCCGATCGGACCGTACAACCAAGCTGTACTTATAAAAGATACCCTTTATATTTCCGGACAGATTCCGATCGACCCATCAACGGGCGAATTGGTTGATGGTGATATCAAGGCCGAAACAAAACAGTCCATGGAAAACCTGAGGGCCATTCTTGAGGAAGCGGGAATGACTTTTGAACACGTGGTCAAGTCCTCCATATTTATAAAGGACATGAACCAGTTTGCCCAAATAAACGAGGTGTATGGAACTTATTTTGATGCGGATACCGCTCCTGCCAGGGAAACGGTGGAGGTTGCAAACCTTCCAAAGTTCGTCAATGTTGAAATTTCGATGATCGCTATCAGATAG
- a CDS encoding putative LPS assembly protein LptD, producing the protein MQPNKHLLVFLFVLLCGIVTLSAQEDPITPLPIKAIKDTIFAPLMPPNILNDSIRTDSVQTDTVPEKQPMLLDKIKYKAKDYVKLSQKDNKIYLYDEAEIYYQDTELKAGVIVMDYVKNEVYAGRMKDSLGNYSQLPFFKQGEQEVRPDSIRFNFDTEKALIWNSRTEQQAGLGQLGSDAMKVYAEKTKKENDSVYFLNEGKLTTSSDTVNPDYYIRIRKAKFVPKKKIIAGYSNMYIMDVPTPIALPFAYFPLTTGRVAGILFPTFGNDPRRGYFIQNGGYYLPISEYVDLSITGDYYTNGSYGLQGRSIYSKRYKFNGNINISYENLVTSQKGFDDYSRTSNYNIRISHSQDSKASPNSRFSASVNLGSSQYYTNSLNQVNRNNSQTNTFASSISYSKTFPAYPSVNTSLTLSHTQNNRSEERTINMSLPTFQASMERIYPFVKRDEVKKGVFENINFQYDVNAQNSITTTEENFFKSGMFDDARIGARHRIPVATNFKLAKYLSVSLSGNYEDVWTMETIRRRYDAEAEEVVTDTIAGFDRFNRYSFGTSIGTTVYGTWNRGEDKKIQALRHVMRPSISYGYTPSFEQFYDSYIDGDGDEVQYTPYETSLYGRPSLNKGSSLSFSLQNSLEAKVRDKDSTATEPRKVKILSNLSFNASYNLEADSLKLSPISMSGATEIIKNVPINFAATFDPYAIDNSGRRINTLNIKNGGGIARLTSARINTSFSLNSEMFQKGGAKEKSEEEKQSDFSDNPFAMDDIRGEQSRFDRGNANKGDQKNEDQPIYNNKLPWDARFTYVASYNNSNRQSEITNHSLMFSGNIQLTPKWEVGFNSGYDLKNKGFADTRFAFKRDLGSFRLSFDWTPFGRFERWYFFIGIKSSILSDIKWENRSQR; encoded by the coding sequence TTGCAACCAAATAAACATCTTTTAGTTTTCCTATTTGTTCTTCTTTGTGGCATCGTCACCTTAAGTGCTCAGGAAGACCCGATTACACCTTTGCCAATCAAGGCCATCAAGGATACCATCTTTGCTCCTTTGATGCCCCCGAATATTCTCAACGACTCCATCCGAACAGATTCTGTTCAAACAGATACGGTGCCAGAAAAGCAACCTATGCTGTTGGACAAAATAAAATATAAGGCCAAAGATTATGTAAAGCTAAGCCAAAAGGACAATAAAATTTACCTGTACGATGAAGCGGAGATCTATTATCAGGATACCGAGCTAAAAGCTGGGGTCATTGTAATGGATTATGTAAAAAATGAGGTATATGCCGGCCGTATGAAGGATTCCTTGGGAAATTACTCCCAATTGCCATTTTTTAAACAGGGGGAGCAAGAGGTCCGGCCCGACTCCATACGTTTTAATTTTGATACGGAAAAAGCATTGATTTGGAATTCCCGAACCGAGCAACAGGCCGGTCTGGGACAATTGGGCAGTGACGCCATGAAGGTGTATGCCGAAAAGACCAAAAAAGAGAACGATTCCGTTTATTTTTTAAACGAGGGAAAGTTGACCACATCGAGCGATACGGTAAACCCCGATTACTACATTCGGATAAGAAAGGCCAAGTTCGTCCCCAAAAAGAAGATCATTGCCGGATACAGTAATATGTACATTATGGACGTGCCCACACCCATAGCCCTACCATTTGCCTATTTCCCTTTAACAACGGGAAGAGTGGCCGGTATCCTGTTCCCAACTTTTGGTAACGACCCAAGAAGGGGATATTTTATCCAAAATGGCGGGTATTATCTGCCCATAAGCGAATATGTGGACCTGAGCATTACAGGGGATTATTACACCAACGGGAGCTATGGCCTGCAGGGAAGGTCCATTTATTCAAAAAGGTATAAGTTCAATGGCAACATCAACATAAGCTACGAAAACTTGGTAACCAGTCAAAAAGGTTTTGATGATTACAGTCGAACGAGCAACTATAATATCCGGATTTCCCACTCCCAAGATTCCAAGGCCAGTCCAAATTCAAGGTTTTCGGCATCCGTTAACCTAGGTTCCAGTCAATATTACACCAACTCGTTGAACCAGGTCAACCGTAACAATTCACAGACCAACACCTTTGCATCATCCATAAGTTACTCCAAAACATTTCCGGCCTATCCCTCTGTGAACACGAGCTTAACACTGAGCCATACCCAAAACAACCGTTCGGAGGAAAGGACCATCAACATGTCGCTGCCCACCTTCCAGGCAAGTATGGAACGTATTTATCCATTTGTAAAACGGGACGAGGTAAAAAAGGGAGTGTTCGAGAACATCAACTTCCAATATGACGTGAATGCACAGAACAGCATTACGACTACGGAAGAGAACTTTTTTAAAAGTGGTATGTTCGATGATGCCCGGATCGGTGCACGGCACAGAATTCCGGTAGCGACCAACTTTAAACTGGCAAAATACCTGAGCGTTAGTTTAAGTGGTAATTATGAGGATGTCTGGACCATGGAAACCATAAGGCGCCGGTATGATGCCGAGGCAGAAGAAGTGGTCACCGACACCATTGCTGGGTTCGATAGATTCAATAGATATAGTTTCGGAACAAGTATCGGTACAACCGTATATGGTACATGGAACCGTGGTGAGGATAAAAAGATACAGGCATTGAGGCACGTTATGCGACCCTCCATAAGTTATGGGTACACACCATCTTTTGAGCAGTTTTATGACAGTTACATTGATGGGGACGGCGATGAGGTTCAATATACGCCTTACGAGACAAGCCTGTACGGCAGACCTTCACTGAACAAGGGCAGCTCATTGAGTTTTTCCCTTCAAAACTCGTTAGAGGCAAAAGTGAGGGATAAGGACTCCACAGCAACCGAGCCCAGAAAGGTAAAAATACTCAGCAACCTTAGTTTCAATGCCAGCTACAATCTCGAAGCGGATTCCTTAAAGCTAAGTCCCATCAGCATGAGCGGTGCAACGGAGATCATAAAAAATGTGCCCATCAACTTTGCGGCAACGTTCGATCCCTATGCCATAGACAACAGCGGAAGAAGGATCAACACCCTTAACATAAAAAACGGTGGCGGCATTGCCCGTTTGACTTCTGCCAGGATCAACACCAGTTTTTCCCTGAACAGCGAAATGTTCCAAAAAGGCGGCGCAAAGGAAAAAAGCGAAGAGGAGAAACAATCCGATTTTAGCGACAACCCTTTTGCCATGGACGATATTCGCGGTGAACAGTCACGTTTTGATCGCGGCAATGCAAACAAGGGCGACCAAAAAAACGAAGACCAGCCTATTTACAACAACAAGTTACCGTGGGACGCCCGATTTACCTACGTTGCCTCCTACAACAACAGCAATCGGCAAAGCGAGATAACCAACCATTCCCTAATGTTTTCGGGCAACATTCAGCTTACCCCAAAATGGGAAGTGGGGTTCAACTCGGGCTACGACCTAAAGAACAAAGGTTTTGCCGATACCCGGTTTGCCTTTAAACGCGACCTTGGGAGTTTTAGGTTGAGCTTTGACTGGACCCCTTTTGGCAGATTTGAACGTTGGTATTTCTTTATTGGGATTAAGAGCTCGATTTTGAGCGATATCAAATGGGAAAACAGAAGTCAGCGTTAG